One Paraburkholderia agricolaris DNA segment encodes these proteins:
- a CDS encoding alpha/beta fold hydrolase, with protein sequence MPYVETGEGELLLFVHGSLCDYRYWQPQLAGLSKQYRCVSVSLTHYWPVTDTEPDQPFSWSEHADDVAEFIDRFGAGPAHVVGHSRGGCVAFHFARRHPQYVRTLTLADPGGPLQIAGRPPATLPETVNALRAKAAQLIETGDVEAGLQLFVDSVSRPGFWAMSTPGFRRMATDNAHTLARQFRDPLPAYVPEQAAEVRCPVLLIDGEKSPDMFRRTATALQTWLPDSRRETVRGASHGMNLAHPAAFNRYVDEFIRSVDV encoded by the coding sequence ATGCCCTATGTGGAAACCGGGGAGGGTGAGCTGCTGCTGTTCGTGCATGGCTCGCTGTGCGATTACCGCTATTGGCAACCTCAGCTGGCGGGTTTGTCGAAGCAGTACCGCTGCGTCTCGGTGAGCCTCACGCATTACTGGCCGGTGACGGATACCGAGCCCGATCAGCCGTTCAGCTGGAGCGAACATGCGGACGATGTGGCTGAGTTCATCGATCGTTTCGGCGCCGGGCCGGCGCACGTGGTGGGGCATTCGCGCGGCGGCTGCGTGGCATTCCATTTCGCGCGGCGTCATCCGCAATACGTGCGCACGTTGACGCTGGCCGACCCGGGCGGCCCGTTGCAGATCGCCGGCCGCCCGCCCGCGACTTTGCCGGAAACCGTCAATGCATTGCGTGCGAAAGCCGCACAACTGATCGAAACAGGGGACGTGGAAGCGGGCTTGCAGCTGTTTGTCGATTCGGTGAGCCGGCCCGGGTTCTGGGCCATGAGCACGCCGGGCTTTCGCAGGATGGCGACCGACAACGCCCACACGCTCGCGCGTCAATTCCGCGACCCGTTGCCGGCCTACGTGCCCGAACAGGCCGCCGAGGTGCGTTGCCCGGTGCTATTGATCGACGGCGAGAAGAGTCCCGACATGTTCCGCCGCACGGCGACGGCGCTGCAAACCTGGCTGCCGGATTCGCGCCGCGAAACTGTGCGTGGCGCTTCGCACGGAATGAATCTCGCGCATCCGGCAGCATTCAATCGCTACGTCGACGAGTTCATTCGTTCAGTGGACGTTTGA
- a CDS encoding rod shape-determining protein — protein sequence MARPTPHYPIFDRLFRQSVTVDLGTANTLIYTDNGGIVLNEPSVVAFQKESGAGQKRVAAVGTEARQLLGRAPGNVEAVRPMRHGVIANFSAAEQMIRQFVDMARPRPLFSRRAAFTLCVPAGATQVERRAIKEAAVAAGAWKVSLIGESLASAVGAGLPVSEAVGSMVVDIGGGTTEVGVISLGGLAYSGSVRVGGDSFDMEIVSYVRSLYGVLLGEQTAEHVKKGIGSAVRDVPLEHMNATGRSVDDGLPRTVQLSNHDIADAIEGPLRQVIGAVKRALETAPAELVTDIAHSGIVLTGGGALLGNLGRRLTNDLGLEVRVADEPLTCAVRGAGAAAAAGLLDESAYE from the coding sequence ATGGCCAGACCGACGCCGCATTACCCGATTTTCGATCGACTGTTCCGTCAGTCCGTGACGGTGGACCTCGGCACGGCCAATACCCTTATCTATACCGACAACGGCGGCATCGTGCTGAACGAGCCGTCCGTCGTGGCGTTCCAGAAAGAGTCCGGCGCCGGCCAGAAACGTGTGGCGGCCGTGGGCACCGAAGCGCGCCAGCTACTTGGCCGTGCTCCGGGCAACGTCGAAGCCGTGCGGCCGATGCGGCACGGCGTGATCGCCAATTTCTCCGCGGCCGAACAGATGATCCGGCAATTTGTCGACATGGCGCGCCCGCGGCCGCTGTTCAGCCGGCGCGCGGCCTTCACCCTGTGCGTGCCGGCGGGGGCGACCCAGGTCGAGCGCCGCGCGATCAAGGAAGCGGCGGTGGCGGCCGGCGCGTGGAAGGTCAGTCTGATCGGCGAATCGCTGGCGTCGGCGGTTGGCGCGGGCCTGCCGGTGTCGGAGGCGGTCGGCTCGATGGTGGTCGACATCGGCGGCGGCACGACCGAAGTCGGCGTGATCTCGCTCGGCGGCCTCGCCTATAGTGGCTCGGTTCGCGTGGGCGGCGACAGTTTCGACATGGAAATCGTCAGTTACGTACGCAGCCTGTATGGCGTGCTGCTTGGCGAGCAAACCGCTGAACACGTCAAGAAGGGCATCGGTTCCGCCGTACGCGACGTGCCGCTCGAGCATATGAACGCAACCGGGCGTAGCGTCGACGACGGCTTGCCGCGCACGGTTCAGTTGAGCAATCACGATATCGCCGATGCAATCGAGGGGCCGCTGCGTCAGGTGATCGGCGCGGTGAAACGTGCGCTTGAAACGGCGCCGGCCGAGTTGGTGACCGATATCGCGCATAGCGGCATCGTCCTGACCGGCGGCGGTGCGCTGCTCGGCAATCTGGGCCGCCGCCTGACCAACGATCTCGGACTCGAGGTCCGCGTCGCCGATGAACCGCTTACTTGCGCGGTGCGAGGCGCGGGCGCGGCAGCGGCCGCCGGTTTGCTGGACGAAAGCGCCTACGAGTGA